The sequence cttgtccttctagatggtagtgatcgtgggcttggaaggagctgtcaaaggccccttggtgagtttctgcagtacaCCTTGTAGGTAGTACACACCGCTGCCACTGTGTATcggcggtggagggagtggatgttgaaggtgccaatcaagggcagcatggtggcgcagtggttagcgctgctgccttacagcgctgagatctctggttcgatcccggccctgggtcgctgtccgtgtggagtttgcacattctcccgtgttgcatgggtttcacccccacaccctaaggtgtgcagggtaggtgaattggccgtgctaaattggcccttgattagaaaaatgaattgggtactgtaaatttattatttaaaaaatgaaggtgccaatcaagcaagctaCTTTGTtgtggatggtgtcgagtttcttgtgaggtgttggagctgcactcatcccaaGAGACTATTctatcacagtcctgacttgtgccttgtagatggtggacaggctttggagagacagggggcgcgattctccgcactcacgacgggtcggagaatagcgggcggtgcagattttcacggcgacgctggtccgacgccctcccgctattctccgaaccccgcacaaactccaagtcgccattcccgtcaaacgcctcgaacgcgcccccgacacgaccagaatcgctagtgtttggccccccgctattttccggcccggatgggcagaaATCCCGACGTCATCatgcactgtttacacggcgtccaacacacctgcttttcaagttcgtcaaccagtcgtgctggctgacgacagcttcgaggaggtcagcgcactgctggagtctggccacaacggggaaggcatccctgagaatgggagggggggtccagagcggggggagtgggggagacggagggggagagtgggggagacggagggggggagtgggggatacggaggggggagttggggagacggagggggggagtgggggagacggagggggggagtgggggagacggagggggggagtgggggagacggaggggggggagtgggggagacggaggggggggagtgggggagacggagggggggggagtgggggagacggaggggggggagtgggggagacggaggggggggagtgggggagacggaggggggggagtgggggagacggaggggggggagtgggggagacggaggggggggagtgggggagacggaggggggggagtgggggagacggagggggggagtgggggagacggaggggggagtgggggagacggaggtgggtgtgggggagacggaggggggggagtgggagtgcgggggggggggtgttagggagagagtgagcgagtgacccgtccaaccccgtaacaaaatgtctgccaccatgccatggcgtgccggtcacaaggacaaggccgctgtttgccctctggcttacggccacaggccactgacgcaccggtgaggaggacatagttaactgcccgttggatgcagaaagtgaccaggggttaggctgcccgcgtgtcagcagcgcgtccaggccaccgggacacacaggtatcccgtggcaggcggctgccgaggtgtcgactaacctccgtctaacatgtcccgtttctctgcccccaccacccttctgtaggttagcacaatgtctgtgaacagaacggctatgttctgcgcagtggttggggccgctgcactgcatttggcgatgcagcagcatccacacccacaacccgcagtggatgcagggacagctgcagcagcagagggaagggccgaggagttgccagtcgtcgagcagcatggggaggaggaagaggagagggtgagggtgcagccacggcgccagaggcgacgaccaaggccgagggtgtaccgtgtccgggtctctttcctaacaatgacggacatcacctgcaggaggagactctggctgagtaggcggacgatgatacatatctgtcacctcgtggcgcacctcgccccatgtggaacgggaggaggacacgcgatcccagttgccatcaaggtgacggtcgctcttaacttctatgctaccggctccttccagtctccgagcgggtacctctccgggatctcccagtcatcggtgcacaggtgcacccgggatgtgaccgacgccctctatgccaccgcggacctctacatcacctttcccgaggaccgagcaactcaagactcacgagctcgtggatttgccagagtggccgggataccgatggtgcagggggcaatcgattgtgttcacgtccccatgggCCCGCTTGcagtggacagggacgtgttcacaaacaggagggggacatactccatgaatatccaggtggtatgaggatcatgaatgtctgtgcaaggttcccagggagtgtgcatgactcctacatactggcgcagtcgttcatccctgcgatgtttgagggacgtcccccccggctgagggtctggttgctaggcaacaggggttatcctctgaggtcttggctgatgacgcctatacggaggcctcagaccaatgcggaaacccgatacaacgaggcccatgcagcaaccaggggtgaggtggagcgctgccttggcctcctgaagatgagattcaggtgcctggaccgctccggaggggccctgcagtaccagcccgacagggtcgctcgcattgttgtggtctgctgtgcactgcacaacatcgcgatgcagaggggagatgacctgctgcaggaggcggaaggagaagccagtggcagtggtgccagcacggaggaggaggaggaggaggagagggaggaggaggagaagagggaggaggagcaggaggaggaggctggtggagtggcgggcgcagcacgcagacacgacacaggtgctggtgatgtccaagaggcggcacaacggacccggcgaggacggcgggcacgcgacgccttggtggcagcacggttcacgcgccgcatgtgacgtccccgctgaacaccaaaccaccacctgcatcgctagtcgtgcagagggtcaacacacaactgctaccaccacaaccccccccccccccccccccccctcagtatacactgctccacttcgacatcacccttaccactgggtccagacggtatggcacaacattgatggctgtgtgagcgggtgtgatcagtgccatgtggaatgatgacagcccgctctgcgaagagctgctcagagtcgttagagagagtctgacccatggcaatagctgaaccatccaccttggtggccgctgagttcgtcacggacactccatcacgtgccagcgtgggctagctgtgggagggggtggggggaggggcagggactgcacacccggcaccgaagtttcatcgctcgtcaaccccagcgacactcggtcaccatcacgattcctgtggctgtggaacaatcacacggtattacaagtaaggtggaacagtgcgtttaatgttaacaataatttacaggtgccctagcccctacaactaaactccttcacccgtgccaacttactcagtgtctcactttgttgccttacgggccctaccactacgtctacgtgagtccccagatgatacagcaggagtggaggaggactgctgcgaatcgcccccttcgactcgtttctccttcggcaagcgtttcctggggcgacccggccttgatgggccaggctgctctgcgggcgtctccggtgacgttgtgccaccctgctctgcctgctgcccacccgatgcaccagggatgggacggggagaGGCCgcgaattccgggacgtcccgtgatggacaaAATGGGACgagccccgaaacctcctcctccctcggggagcccggtggcccccaggcctcactttgggacagaggtgcgagcggggaggtgccctgtcgcgccaccgacacctggcgctgccagtcctggaggcctgcgatggtatccaccaggatccgaacgtTTGCAGTCactgagtccagggagttagacattacCGCCAGGGACtttgcgacctcaacctgtgagtgcacaacgccatccagcacatgtgtcaggcggttgatgctctcggcgactgactgctacgactgggccatgacctggtgagactgggccaaggcccgcagggcgccggcaatgtcgttttggctctggcacattgctgcctgtgagagggcaaccctgtccagggccgaggatgacgcgtgcacattaaccccaacgccttgcataacctgacctattgcctccaccgcggatgccatccgtgcggtgtcggactgggtcgctgccatgagcagcaccactccccgctcgtggacgcggttcgacgactctaacagcgtctgcagagccaggaagacagccctcatcccgtcattgtttccctgggtttcttgaggcatcggctgtgcgggtgggttgagaaactccaggaactcagaaaacgtctgggagccagctgcatgctgggcctggcctggcctccgccagtccgggccatcgtctgctccgacctccatctgctgtacctgctcagctgtgatatgcgaaccagactgtgacccaggagcctcatcactaaataggccagccggggtgagtgtctctgggatggtggatggtgtgggagatagctgtgccgcaagctggaggtcgtcttgggttgacgcctcctctgtgtcatcgtccaggtgagaggccgcagggcgttggcgggccatttctgtttcctgctgtgtcgcctccctctgggcgtcctgctccacagattctgttggggaggatgggactccccgctgatcgggcaccgaaTGTTGTGCAGCCCAGGGTTAGGTGGGGCCAGATGCGTGTCTCCGCCTAGAGGGAgacggccctggtcattcggcatcacgtcctagggaagagaatgaaacggcttatttagattcgctcggccgggcgctggacggtcccagtgggcagggtgtgaagggacagaggatggggaggtgtccaagtgggcagggtgtgtgaagggacagaggatgggggaggtgtccaagtgggcagggtgtgtgaagggacagaggatgggggaagtgtccaagtgggcagggtgtgtgaagggacagaggatgggggaggtgtccaagtgggcagggtgtgtgaagggacagaggatgtgggagggggtgggtgtttgtcatggaaggttgtctcacttgttgcagctccgccaacctcgcatagcgcgacctcccgggtgccagaccccccaacaaggtccagtgctctctgctcaaacatggtgagggggtgcaggttgggcgaaccccctccagcctggtgccgctcacgggtgttgtgagcggtcttggcctgttgggggaggggacataggtagatcattacaatacggcaggtatcagcagtccgttcagatactggcacagtttgtgggtcaagttgtcataagaccattgcatctctccacgggggccagagcgctgggtctgtgactactttgtgaaccaccctcaactaactctgccccaatccccctccaccccccgtgccagggggggaaggtgggtgattaagttaaggggggagggatggttgtgaccagggggcaccctcttggcacttaccctggcagccctggtgaggtcgtgcatcttttttctgcattgctctgctgagcgaggggtctgccccacagcactaatggcagcagccacctcacaccaggcctggcgcacagcgctggcaggttggcgatgccctctacgcgggcagatgatgcccctcctctgcccgACGGCATCGAGCAGCATCTCGACATCAgcctcaacaaaccgaggggcagctctcctgagctccgacatcatggccgacagattctgtgctcgcccgcgcctttttacggcgtcgggcggcgtcacgtgggcgtggtcGTATCGttgtcgcgttccgtcgtcatcgcgcacgtgattgacgcggccgcgttcctagtccatttcccggacgtgaatacgtcgggaaatggacccttcccgaccgtcgtaaaacgcgctcGTTttaacggccaacttcgcgatttttcgcgggtgcggagaatcgtgcccaggaggtgagttactccccacAAAATTCCAaggccgtgattctccgcaaccacgatgggtgggagaatagcgggcggtccactcccacacctccgctattctcccaccccccctccaaaatggctgggccgagcggcctgcagttcctgacctgttcacgacggcggcaaccacacctggttgctgccgtcgtgaacatggcgcgccaggtaagtgtgggacctagggggggcggatcggggatcgagcaccacgactgtgctcgggaggggactggcccccgttcggtgcccaccgatcgtcgggccggcgtctcaaggggacgcacgctttcccctccgccgccccgcaagatcaagccgccacgtcttgcggggcggctgaggggaaagacggcaaccgcgcatgtgcgggtttgagctgtccaacccgcgcatgagcggctgacgtcattaggctccgccgcggcgtcattcttggcgcgccgggccttgaagccagggacaaggcccggccgccgagtttcccggtacagcccgcctatccccccgggtaggggagaatagggggccgggagaggcttccgacgccgtcgtgaacctctcctagtttcacgacggcgtcgggccttgcggagaattccgccccaagtcTATGACCTGATCTtgcagccatagtatttataaggCTGGTCCCAATTTCGTTTCTGATCAATGGATATTGATAGcggggggggattcagtgatggtaatgccattgaatgttaaggagagatggttagattctcccttgttggagatggtcattgcctgccacttgtgtggcgtgaatgttacttgtcacttaacagcccaagcctgaatatccAAGTCTGACTGTATGTGGGCACAGACTGTTTCAGTATCCGAGGAGTGGCGAattatgctgaacattgtgcaatcatcatcgAACGTCCGctcttctgacattatgatgaggaaaggtcattgacccCAAATGGTTGGGCCCAGAATACTACCCTGAGAAAATCTTGCAAGaattgacctccaataaccatcttcctttgtgttaggtatgactaCCACCAGTGGAAACTTTTCCCACtaattccagttttgctagggcataTTGATGCCAACTTGATGTCAAGCACAGTCGCCCTCTTCTCTTGCCTCTTAAGTtaggctcttttgtccatgtttagaaTTTGAGTTTATTTGATAAGCTGAGTTGCTCTTACAGAAAGCTGGCGTGGCCGTGTAGGGCTGTATGGTTTCCTGTTCTGTAACCTTTCTGTGATTCTACCTGATACTAATAAGTATCCATTAGTGTGTAGGGCAGAATGAAAATTGTCTAAAataaaataagaaaatattaAAAGCACCAAATGGGTCAAGCAGAAAGGATGGAGAGAGAAagataatgggcgcaattctccaaaaGGGAgacaacagccgacgccggagtgaaacacggcgtcggaggccggtcctcgccccctattctaccccccccccccccccccccccggggggctaggagtggcggcgcGTGAAATTCGCTTGCGCAAagtggcgcgccgggaatgatgcGGCCAGCAGCGCCtgagtgacgtcagctgcgcatgcgcggttgccgtcttcccctccgctgccccgcaagacatgacggcttgatcttgcgggatggcggagggaaaagagtgcgtcttttagagacgccggcccgacgatcggtgggcaccgatcgcgagccagacaccacctgagcacgcccgtggtgctcaatcctccctccgtcccccacaggccccacacacagcggtcgcgtgctgttcacgccggcagcgaccaggtgtggttggcgccggcgtgaaccggtcgggttcggcaggccgctcagcccatccgggccggagaatcgccgttaagagaatcgcggggggtgccagggcagcgtggcgtgatttgtccggccctcctgcgattctcccacccggcgtggggggcggagaatcgcgcccaatagacCTTTCATTAGAACTGCTTCATACTTCCTGTGTCAGGTCTCCATTGACTTTATTTGTGATTCATTTGCAAAGCGCTGACAGTAAGTTTACATTATGAACTTTTATTCTCAGAATTTCTCAAATGTTTTTCACATATAATGGATTATTTTGAAGTGCAGCTTATTGTTAATTTCTGTTCATCATACTCATTCCGTCTACATTCAACAAAACCATGGATTACCAGTGGATGTTTTCTTCATCTGATATCTGAATGCTAATTTTGCAATAAACTTAATGTGCTTCATCTTAAATATGGGTTCATCTTGAATATGGGTTCATTTTTATATTTGTCTGAATCAGTCCGTGTAATTTAGTGTAAGAATTGAAATACTTGAGACATGAAgtgttatataaatgtaaattgtcGTCCGAAAAGAGTGTTTTTGTTGTGGCAGCTTTCAGTTTGTGCATAACAATGAATAACGGTTTATTTGAGTGCAGCAACAGGCGCAGAGTAAGAGAAGCCAAGTAGCACATAATGAGGAAGGTTGTAAATTGATTCAGCATTTTGGCAAGAGGTTGTAGATTTCTGTCACTCTTTGTAAGGGGGAAATAAAAAGTCCTGATTGACCCGACTCTAAGATTGGTCaccagcccacaccccaccccggttCTAGATTTGCTCCACGGGGAAAACTTTATCTGCATCTAAACTGGTaaaaggatttgatagggtaaATTTCTCAATTAGATCAACCCTCTAAACTCAAGGGAATACAAGCAAAGCTTATACATCTTGCCCTTTAAGGTTGGTAATTCTGATCAGTCCGCACTGTAACTTTTCATAGGCCCAAATACCTTtcctgagatggtgtcctttgTTATAAATTTAAATTTTGAGATTATTAACTTTAGTATGTTAAGCCTTGGCAGCAATCTTGTTATTTAACCTGCACAATTAATGCTTTTAGGAACTCTGTTGATCAAGATGGGCTAATGTTGCcattccattctttttttttaaatgtacctCATTTCAGATATTAAGGTAAAGGAGCTAGACAAGCGTTCTTCTGGCCAGGCTTTTGAGATAATTCTGAGCCCCACAGCTGAAACAATTCCAGAATTTCCTCTTTCTCCCAAGAAAGATAGATCACTTGAAGATCTTCAAAAAAAAATGGAAGCTGCAGAGAACAGACGAAAGGTATTCAAATAGAATATGAACACACTGTGAGCTGAATGGTGTTGActgaaaaatccctttggccaAATAACAAATGATGCCTAAATGGCAGGTGTTTTTGTTCTATGTTGTCAGTACTGTGCAATGGTTTCCTTTTTGTGCATTGAGCTCAGACTTGCATGTGCTCAAAATCAAAACTGGAAAAGCACTACATATTGCTGACAAATCATCTTGAGAACAAAAACAATCGTTATGTATAGTAACGGCCAGATGAGAATAAAGCTATGTTATCCCAACCTTACAGAGCAGCCGAGTATTTTTCTTGTTTTGCACAACAGTAGCTTGGAAGTATGGAATCGAATCTGAAAATCATTATGTAAGAAATTTGCAGTTAGGAGACTTCTCATCTCTGCTTTGTCCCAGGTCTAAATACATTTtacacattttatttttttaaagcccTAATTTGCAGTACCATGCAGTCTGTGGAAGGGCCGTGAGgctgttttttaaatatttatatgCAATTGGCACAGTAGGTAAATGTGCTGAGATCCTTTTTCCATGTAATTTTATTCTGTAGAAATAATAAGAAAAATGAAATCTTAAAATATGTAACAAGAATTGGAAAGGCACAGCATCCAAAAGATAATGTTCTTTTTGAAGTTTGAAGGACAAAGCATTATCCTATCTTTTTCCTGATTTTTTTATTTCCTGAATTTTCTATTTTGTGTTATGTTCAATGTGTTTATGCTTTTAATTTGCTTTGGCGCAATGTTCATCTGCCATAAGAATTCTGGAGATGGTGAACTACCAGTTTAAAatgccttttgtttcagattcaatgtttttctttctttgcaAAATACTTAGTACCAGGATGTGACTTGCATCTCTAAATATGGAGACCTAACCTTGTGATCTCAAATGTTCAGCTGAACAATTGATCTCTGTTTTTTCCCTAGTCACATGAAGCAGAAGTTCTGAAGCAGTTGGCTGAAAAACAGGAGCATGTAAAGGAAGTGCTTCAGAGAGCTGTTGAAGAAAATACCAAATTCAGCAAAATGGCAGAGGAAAGACTGATTTCCAAGATGGATCTTATTAAGGAGAATCGTGAGGCTCAGATAGCTGCTAAACTTGAGCGTCTTCGTGAAAAGGCAAGTTAACCATAACACTCTTTACACAGTAGAGGTGGAATCCAGATGGTTTATTTCCCTGgatcatttattttccaattttgtTGCTCTTATTCCTCAGTGTTGTGAGGCAAGGTTATATGGGTGCTGGCAGCCCTCCGGCGTCATGTCCAACTTGCCAGTTTTCATGCAAGTCTAGACAATGAGCACTGTCAACTTATTGAGCCATGGTGGGTTATTGTAGCCGAGTGTTTCTGTTCATGATTGTCATTTTTAGTATGGGAGACCATGGTTCTGGGTGGCAACAGCAGCATGGATCACAACTTGGACCTTGTGGTTGAAACTATAATAGACCAATGCCATGTGAGGCATTTGTACACTGAGCTATTGACGCATATGTTGGAAAATTCCAACCTATTATAAGTCGTGCCGGAGTGTGTTTACTTAGTCTTTTGCAGTTGGTTACTTTGGAAACCTGGAGCTATATTTGAAATACGACAACACCTTTCTAAGAGATAAAATAAAGTGTTGCTGGAATTCTATACACACCATCTGATAAGCTGTAGGCAACATTACTCAGCATACTGGAGGAACAATGTAGGATTTGAGAGAGTGCAACAGGGGGCAACTAGGGTGTTGCAGATTTTGGTAATGTGAGTAAAGTTGACTTTCCCCTTGGGGGGGAAAGTggatcattatttttttttactctattttttccccccaatcatttaaggggcaatttagcgtggccaatccacttatcctgcacatctttgggttgtgagggtgaaacccacgcaggcacagggagaatgtgcaaattccacatggacagtgacccggggccaggatcgaaccagggtcctcggctccatgaggcagcaatgctaactgtgcCGCCCCTAGTATCAGATTTTAAATTAGTAATTGAAACAATTTGAAGAAAATCGGAAGTAATTGTCAACTCAGAATAACGTGTGCTGAATCTTGCTGGCTGTTGTCTTCTGGGAGTTTTGGTTGAAGAGTGCATCAGCACTGAAAGCTCTTCCCTCAATTACCCTGTAGTAAATAGTTCATGATTGAGAAATATAATACTTTATAAAGCATATTAACCACACTTCACAATGATTTGCTTTTCAACTGTAGGCCAATGTTTAATGTAGGGTTTAATGTGATTGCATAATCCAGAAAGTTTTATGTTGCTTTCAGTTCAAAGAATAGTTACACATTATATAGAGGCTATTCTCTGCTGTCTTAGTTCATGCAACAACAGAAAAAACACTTTTCTAATTTTTTTCGTATAATTTAGGACAAACACCTGGAGGAAGTGAGAAAGAACAGAGAAAGCAAAGAAACTGAAGAACTTGTTTAATCGTGTGAATTTTTGAAATTGAGGGTTTTcaaaaatacaattttaaaagaaaagttaAAGTCAACATGTTGAACAACCCTCTTGATGCTTTAAAAACATGTAACCAAGAATAAGAACATATTTTGAATTGGggttgtggggagtggggggggggggggggggggggaggggggcggagggggggggagaaaagaagaAATACAATATTGTTCTACCTTTGCTAGTCATTTCAAATATTACAGCTGTTCGGGTTTCTTATGCATTGCTGGTACTATATGGAGTCTAAgaagtttttttaaatgtgtagTTTACACCTTGTTTCTTCAATAACAGCTGTACATGCTAAATGTTAAATTTTTAGTCCCAATGTGTGGTTGTCCAAGCATGCCTAAACTTAAACTTTAAATAAAGCTGCATTAATTGTTATTAAAGACTGAGCACGTTGTTTTCTTTAATTCCGTAAGATGCCACTGTGCAATTCTAATGTGGGGGTGGTGAAGTATTCTTCCACAGCATTTCACCTGGGTTTGTGTGCAAATAAAGACCAATACCAGTGGCTCTGACTTTCTTTACAGTTAGCCATCAATAAATGTTCTTTTGTGAGAAAGTAAGCTTGTTATGAAGCTATTGATGTTTCTTTTTGTACCATCAGTGTTTTCTCCTGAAGAGTTATGTTTAAATAGAAACATTAGGTTCTATAAACCTAAAAGAAGGCAGGCATTTGTATAAAAGCAGGAATGCTCTTTGCAAGATCCAAGACAGGGATGGTGGCCATGCAGCCCAGCAACACTCCAAGCTATGTGGTTCTGCTTCTGTGGT comes from Scyliorhinus canicula chromosome 1, sScyCan1.1, whole genome shotgun sequence and encodes:
- the LOC119966640 gene encoding stathmin-like isoform X1, whose protein sequence is MYLISDIKVKELDKRSSGQAFEIILSPTAETIPEFPLSPKKDRSLEDLQKKMEAAENRRKSHEAEVLKQLAEKQEHVKEVLQRAVEENTKFSKMAEERLISKMDLIKENREAQIAAKLERLREKDKHLEEVRKNRESKETEELV
- the LOC119966640 gene encoding stathmin-like isoform X2; amino-acid sequence: MACTDIKVKELDKRSSGQAFEIILSPTAETIPEFPLSPKKDRSLEDLQKKMEAAENRRKSHEAEVLKQLAEKQEHVKEVLQRAVEENTKFSKMAEERLISKMDLIKENREAQIAAKLERLREKDKHLEEVRKNRESKETEELV